A segment of the Vagococcus hydrophili genome:
CTGTCATCGACCGAAAGAATTTCACCTTTCACTAAATCTCCGACTTTTACTTCTTGTACACTTGCCATAGCGTTTAACATTGTTTCGTTAGTTTGCTCTGTCATTTTCCCATCCTCCTCAACAACAATAGTTCAACATTCATTGCATACTACTATTCTACCTAAAATAAAAACACTTTACTAGGGTAAAATGTTCTTTTTATCTATTATAAAAATGTTTTCAACTCTTTTTCTATTTTCTGAACCACTTCTGGAATTGTTAAGCCTGATGTATCAACTAAAATCGCATCTTCCGCTTGAACTAAAGGTGAATTTTTTCGATTTGAATCATAGTGATCACGATCAGCAATTTCTTTTTTTAATGTTTCAAAATCAGTTTGAATGCCTTTTGAAAGATTTTCTTTATAGCGTCTTTCTGCTCGTTCTTCTACACTTGCCACTAAAAATATTTTTAAATCAGCATTGGGTAAGACCACTGTACCAATATCACGACCATCCATGACAATACTATTAGAAGAGGTGATTTTTTGTTGTCTATTAACCATTTCTTCTCTGATTGTTTTATAAGCCGAAACTTTAGACACAGCATTTGTGACGTCACTTACTCTTATTTCATCTGTCACGTCTTGTTCATTTAAATAAACATGTTGCCCATCTTCTTTTTGTTTAAAGCTGATAGTAATAGTCTCTAATAAGCTTTCTAATTCAGTTTCAGAATCCAAATCCGCTTTATTTTCTAAAGCAGATAATGTTAAGGCACGATACATAGCTCCTGTATCACAATAAATATAGCCTCTTTTTTTAGCTAAGATTTTAGCTACCGTACTTTTCCCTGCTGATGCTGGACCATCAATTGCTACTTGAATACTTTTTGTCATTTACTAACACCTTTACTTTATAAATGAAAAAGTCGTCAAAAGACGACTTTTTTATTTAATTCTAATTTGTTGTCCTGGTTGGATATTTTGTGGATCTAACCCTGGATTTAACTGCATAATTTGTTCTTGCGTTACACCATTATTATTAGCAATACGCCAGATACTAATGTTTTCACCTTCACCAAACGATACTGAACTGCCACCAGCTGCTTGCTGTGTATTAGCACCTTGTTGCGCATTTGCTGCGTTGTTTTGGTTATTTTGTGCTTCACCAGGTGATACTTCTACATCAGCAAAAGCTTTTGATGATGATGAACTTGATGAAGTACTTGAAGATGTACTGCTGCTTGATGAACTAGTTGAACTGCTTGATGTTTTTTCTTTCGTCTCAGATGTCTTTTTAGCTACTTTTGAGCTATCTTCAATGACAACAGAACTGTTGGCTGTTTTGCCTTCGTTCATTTTAGTATTCATATTGAAGTATAGAATAGCTGATACTGGAACTAAAACAATCAAGAATAATAGAACAACTAATATAATCACATACCAGTTTTTACCTTCTTCTTGAACACGTCTGTCAGTTCTTGAACTACCATCGTCTTCTACTTCTTGTCCTTCTTGGTGTTCTTCTTGTCCTTCATATATGGGTTGATCCCAAGGCTCTTTTTCGTTTAATTGATCTTTATCGTTATCTTTTCTACTCACTTATTGACCTCCTCAAAACTTCTGAATTTATTCTATCACATATTAGCATATATTTCTTTAAAAATTATATTAAAAATAATTTTTTTAGAATCTCTTTAGAATTTAGTTCTTTTTTTTCCTCGTCAAACTCTTCAACATTCGAATGTAGTTCTGGTAATTCTTCTTGGCAGACATCACAGCAAATCGGCTGCTCAATTTTTTGATAGGTATCACTAAAATAATTTAATATAAACTGACGCCTGCAAATCGAGCTATTGATATACTCACTCATCCTGATTGTTTTACTTTTCTTCTCAAATTGTTTTAGATTCAAATTCCTTTCAAATAATTCCCAGTCCCAATCGTTATTTTCTAATTGAGTTAACCATTTTTTTTGAATATCCGTTAAAATAGTTTCGTATTTCTGTAATTCTTCTTTTGTCTTATCCTTTAAAAATAATAAATCTCTTTTTTGATTAAAACTTTCTTCTTGTAGATAGTAATGAATCCTTTCATCTCCTGGTTGATAAAGTAATATCGAAATACTTTGCTTTCCGTCTCTACCTGCTCGTCCAGATTCTTGAACATAGTTTTCTAAACTATCTGGCAAATGATAATGAATGACAAATCGAACGTTTTTTTTATTAACTCCCATTCCAAAGGCACTCGTTGCACAAAGAACTCTAATGTCATCTTTTATAAATTGCTGCTGGATCTTCATTCGATCAGTCGCCGATACGTCCCCGTGATAGAAAGCAACAGGATAAGGCAAGCTACTGTTTAAAATGCTAGAAACTCTTTCAGCTTCTTTTTTACTTGAGAAATATACAATTCCTGGAATGTTTTTATCTGATAAAAATTCCTGTAAATACTCTACTTTATCTTCACAGCTTTGGACTTTATAGAAAATATTCTCACGGTTTACGGAATATGAGAAACGAGTGATTTTCCCAGAAGAGAAGATTTCATTCTCAATATCTTTTGCCACAGATGTTGTGGCTGTCGCTGTTAATGCAAGGGTTAAAGGATGATTGAGCTTCTTTAAAATTGTTTTTAACTCAAGGTAACTTGGCCTAAAATCATGCCCCCACTCCGAGATACAATGTGCCTCGTCAATAACGAACAAGCTAATCTTTAAGTTCAGGAATTGATTCAACACCTCTTTTTGATTCAAGGTTTCTGGACTAATGAAGATAAACTTAAATTCATGTAAGTGGGATAACACGTACTGTTTAGAAGAGTAATCTAAGGTACTATTCAGAGCAATCACTGATTTTTCTCCCATTTCTCTAAGTTGAGCGACTTGGTCTTCCATTAAAGAAATCAAAGGTGACACAATAATCGTATGTCCCTCAAATAAATAACTTGGTAATTGATAACATAAGGATTTCCCTGTTCCAGTTGGTAGAATAGTAAATGTATTTTCTTTTCTCAGTAGCGCTTCAATTGTTTCTTCTTGACCTATCTTAAACTCTTCAAATCCAAATTTTAATTGTAATATTTCTTTAATAACTGTCATAATACCTTCTCCTGTTCCACTAGAAAGAATTGATACATTTTAAATTCATAGAAACTAAGGTTTGGCATCTCTTTTCGTACATCTGAGAATCGCCATCTTCTAAAATCAGGTTGCTCTACTCTAAATTTATCTAATATTTGTCTATTTAATGATTCATTTAAAATAATTTCTTCTTTACTCGTCGAAATTAAAAATGACTCTAATAAATGATCAGTTATGGTGCTTTCTTTAAGATTTCTAACCTGAGCAACTTCTCTCACAGATTGAGTCTTTTCATATATTTTTTTAGTGACTAAATAACTTTCCTCTTTTAATAATTGCTTTTCCTCCCCCATCATTCCGAAAAAAATTGGCAGTTTATCTTGGAACTCTTCTATTAATTCTATCATCTCATGTAGAATATTTTTGAATTCAAGATAAGAGAAAATTAAATCAGTTTCTTGATTCTCTGTTATCTGCTGAAATGTCTGACCTACATGTTCATGTCCAACAAGTTGTTTAAAAATATATATCTGATCATCTTTAGGCAATTGATCTGCTATAAATCGCCACTCATCGTAAATATTTTCGATAATTTTTTCATCTTGTTTCTTCAACCAACGTTTTAATTGTTGTTGTCTAAACACATTGTTTTCAATTGGAACATAGTTTTTTTCCTTAAATGATTTTTCAGAAATCACTTGCGTCACAAATAGAAGGCGTTGCCAATATTTTAAATCCCATTTATAATATTTCAACTGATTAAGTGAGGAAAGATTTGGCTTTGCTTTTTGATTAATTAGTAATAACAATCCTTCGTCCGTTATTTGTACCACACCCTCTTCTAAAACCTCCAAGTAACCATTTTGAATTAATTCCTGAATTGTTTTTAAATAAGAGCTTTCTTGCTGTTTTGAAAATAAATTGAAATACTCTAGTAAATCATAAAAGTACGCATAAGACAGAATAGAGGTAGTTCTTTTACCTTTTAATAAATGATATAATGTTGATACTCGCATTGGTTGTTTCGATTCAAAGCAATGCAAAATAAAGTGATGATAGTATGTCATGAGTCACCTCGATAAGGAGTTTTTATATGTTATGTAAAATTATACCAAAAAAATGTATTGCATGCGGTCTTTGTCAAATTAAAGCACCTAATATTTTTGATTACCACGACAACGGAATTGTAAAGTTAAGTGACTCTGACGAGACAGAATTTCAGATTGGCACAGACGTCCCAGAAGATCTTCTAAACGCATATAAAGCTTGTCCGACACGAGCGATTGTTATTGAAAAATAAAGCAGCATTTAGCTAAAAAAATCTGTGACATACAGGGTAACCTACATGTCACAGATTTTTTATTTTAACGTATCATAGATTTCTTTTCCAACAAAGTTAGCGAAAATATCTGCTCCATCTGGCGTTAGATGGACATTATCGCCATCAAACCAGTTACTATAACCTTCCGAATATTTTTTCCAATCAATGACATGAGCATTGTCAAAACGCTCAGCAGTTTTTTCTAATTCTGTATTAACTGTTTTTTGCCAAGGCTTTTGAACCATGGTATTAACAAAAAAGACTGGTCTTTTTCCGACCTCTTTCATCACATTATCAACATCACTAGAAGAAAAGCTGCCATTTGTTCCTAAAACGACTAAAACAATGTCACCTAATTTGTCATCTTTATTTGCTTTTTTGAAGGCATCCTCACTGTTCATGAATTGTCTACCCACTTCAGCATCAATAAAGTTACTAGGAAAAACCTTCTGAATTTCTGGGGCTGCACTTAACAGCAGTGAATCCCCAATAGCACTGATTTTCTTTTCTTTCAAGAATTCACTTTCAGTTGCTGTTAATGTCACTAAACCATTTTCCTGAGTTGAATTTTCCGTTGTTTCTTTCGTTTCAGATGATTCTTTAGTAGAGCTTTTCGTTTCTGAAGGTTTTGTTTCACTTGTTTTTGGCTTATTAATTAATTCTTTATTCTTTTCTAATTTCTTTTGAAGAGCAATACTTTCTTCTGTTCTACCAGAAGGAGCAATCGCCATTCCATACACAAAAACAAGAGTAAACACCATAATAACACCAACAGCTAGTTTTCCATTTAACGTTTGGGTTAACTGTTCTAAACGATTTTTTCCATCCAAATCTGAGTTTTTCCAATTAACTTCATAAACAAGTAGTTGAACCACTCGGTAAGTCACTTCGGATAATAATAAGATTAAAACCAACTGGATAATCAAATGAAGGAAACTATGATCTCCATTCCATTTGATTGTTTTCTCATAAACAATCATTACTGGGAACTGCCATAAATAAATTTCGTAACTTCTAGTACCAATCCATTTAAACAAAGGGTTCGTTAGAGCTTTATTAGCTTGCGCACTAACAATCACAATTCCTAATAAAATCGTACTACATAAACTGAATAAAAACATTCCTCCACGATAAGTAAAGCTCCAATTATCTTTAATAAGGATTAAACCGATGATAACCGAAACAAGAGAAATAATAAAAATACCTAGCTTAGATTTATCATCCATTTTTGCTATTAATTCTTCTTTTTCTCGTAAAAACAGTGCTAGATAAGCTCCCATTAAAATTGAAAAAATTCTTGTATCCGTTCCGTAATACACTCGGTTAATACTCTCTGGTTGATAGATGACAGCCATTAGTACTCCAGAGATAACAATCCCCGCTAAAATAAAATTCTTTAACAAAACATAGTCTTTTCTCTTGAAAATGAGTAGCGCGAGAATTATTGGCCATAAAAGATAGAACTGCCCTTCTATTGACAAGGACCATAAATGAGTAAAGGCTGATTCATTACCAAATCGATCAAAATACGAAGATCCATTAAAAATTTGCCAAATATTATTGATATTTAATAGACTTGTTGAAAATATCTGTTTCAAATTTTGGAGTAAATCTTTAGATAAAAAGACAAAGCTACTGCCTGCTATAACAAACATCATGATTAGTGATGGATAAATTCTTCTTGCGCGTTTAAAATAAAAACTCTTTAAACCAATCTTTCCTCTATTTTCCCATTGATTCAGTAATATATCAGTCATTAAATAACCTGATATAACAAAAAACAACGCCACCCCTAAGTAACCACCAGGCATTTTACCTGGTATCAAATGGTAGAGAATCACACCTATGACTGCAATTGAGCGCAGTCCATCTATCCCTGTAATATATTTTCTTTTATTCATTAGTTAAAACCTCTTTTGATATTCTTTATATGACATATATTAAGGTATTTTTACAAACATTTCAAGACGTGTAACAAAAATAAATACCATTAGTGTTATTAAAACGTAAAATTATGAATTTTTTGTGATTTTTTATCATAAAATATCCTATTTAAGATAAAATTAAGCATTTTTTTTTAATGTAATAGAAACATTAGAAATTTTTGTAACAAAAAAAATTAATGATAAAAAAAAGAAGCCAGCCTTTTAGCTGACTTCTTGATCATTTTAATTTTTAAACACTATTAAATATTTGAATTTCAAACTAATTTTTCACAAAGGCCATTCTTTTTTCAATGACTGGAACCAATTTTTTATATGTTACAAAAAAGACTACACTCACTGCTAATCCTTTAAATAAATTAAATGGAACTATTCCATATAAAACCATTTCCTTTATTGGCATACCAAAATTCATTCCTGCTACATACATATAGAGTGGGGTAATGACAAAGTAATTAGCGATTGACATAAAAATCGTCAAAGCGATTGTACTGATCGTCATACCTGTAACCAAATTTTTATTACTCGTTTCTTTTTTCATCATTAGGTAGATTGGTAACAGCATAATAACTGATGCTAAAAAGCCGGTTATATTTCCAATCAAACTCAAAATGTCTCCACCACGCAATACAAAATTAAGCGTTGAGCGAATGAAAGCTATCACAATTCCTCCTATCGGTCCTAATACAAACGTTCCAATCAAAATTGGAACATCGCTGAAATCTAGTTTTAACCAGTTAAATCCTGGTAAAACAGGTATTTCTACCAATAATAATAAATACGAAAATGAAGCTAATAACGCTGCGACCACCATTTTTTCTGTCTTGCTTTTTCTCATGAGAGAATCCTCCTAATCAGGACCATCTTCAGACATTTCCAAGAATTTTTCAAATAAAAAACTGTCCTCTCGTCTTACCTCCCTAAAGAGTATGACAAAAAAACAGTGCATTATCTGATAATATTCTCAAATAAGCCCTATCTTCTTTACTCCAGACTCTAACTGTCGGTACTGGAATTACACCAGTTCGGCAAAAATGAAATAAATCATTTAAGCTCGTGGACTATAACCACCGGTCGGGAATTACACCCTGCCCGTGAAGACGACCTTTTTTATTTTTTTTACAACCTAATTATAACTAATTCATTAAAAAATTCAACTATTTTTAACCTTTAGCTTCTACTAAAATTTGGCTAACTTCTTTTTTGCTTAGCTCTCTGTATTGACCTGGTCTTAATCCTGTTAACTCTAAGCTACCCATTTTTTCACGCTTTAACTTAATAACTGGGAACTTAATCATTTCAAACATTTTTTTAACTTGGTGATTACGCCCTTCATGAATAACTAATTCAATAACGCTAGTTTTCTTCACATGATCATTTGAGATTACTTTATATCTTGCTGGGGCTGTTTTACGTCCATCAATTTTCAACCCTTTTGTTAAAGGTCTAAGCTCTTCTGGTGTAGGGCATCCTTTAATTTTAGCAACATACGTCTTAGGTACTTCGTGACTTGGGTGGGTTAAAATATTAGCAAATTCACCATCATTGGTTAATAAAAGCAAACCTGATGTGTCATAATCCAAACGTCCTACAGGGAAAATCCTTTCACTAACACTTGGGAAATAATCAGTTACCACTGTTCTGTCTTTGTCATCTTTTACTGCTGATATAACACCTCTTGGTTTATAAAATAAGTAGTAAACATGTTGTTCTTGATACACTGGTACGCCATCTACTTCGATTTGATCATTACTTCCAACTTTAACGCCTAATTCAGTCACTCTTTTTCCATTAACTGAAACACGACCTTCTTGAATCATTTGCTCTGATTTTCTTCGTGAAGCTACTCCACAATGTGCTAGTACTTTTTGTAATCTTTCCATTAATTCCCACCCTGTTCTTCTATTTTTTCAAATTGTTCTTTAAATCGATCAAAAAACAAATCGTTTGGTATTTCTTTTTCTGCATTTACTTCTAATTGATCCACTGTCGGTAATTCTTCGATTGATTTCAAACCAAAGTAATCAAAAAAGTAGGCTGTTGTGCCATAAAGAATTGCTCGGCCAGGACCTTCAACTCGTCCTTTTTCCTCAATTAACTGGCGTGCCACTAATTTTTGGACAGAACCTGAGGATTGAACCCCTCTTAATTCTTCGATTTCAGCTCGTGTTATTGGTTGTTTATAAGCAACTATAGATAAACACTCTAACGCTGCTTGCGATAAATTTTGATTGATAGACGACTGTGCAAAAAGCTTCAGTAGTGCTGCATATTCTTTCTTAGTACTTAAAATAAAATGCTCTCCTACTTCTAATATGGTGATTGCTCGTTGTTCGTCTTTATTATAATTTTCTTTTAAGTCCACTATTAACTGATATGTCGGCGCTGTTTTCTTATTTAAAATATTGGCTATTTCATTCAAAGTCAACCCTTCGTTTCCAGCGACAAACAGAAGCGCTTCGATTTTACTAAAGACTTCCATGACTAACCTCTTCCATTTCATTTTTTCTAAACAAAATAATTGGTTCTTCTTTACAGGCTTGTTTAGCAATTACTTCTCCTGATTTTACTAATTCTAAGAGCGCTAAAAAAGTTGTCACAATCTCATTTCGAGTAAACAGGTTGAATAATGATTCAAAACGGACCCCGTCATGACTATTTTGTCTAAATAACTTACCAATAATTTCATTGATTTTATCTTCTATTGTATACTCTTCCGTTAAAATACTCGCAGTATCTGGTCCCAACTCTTTTTGTCGATTAATAATATCATTAAAGGCTAAGAACAAATCAATCGTTGTTATTTCGTTTGGCTCCAGCGGAATTGTTTCTTGACGATAATCTTCTAAATTAGTGGCTTCTTTTGTATAATATTTTCCTCGCTCTACTTCTTTATCTTTAAGAAGTGTCGCTGCATATTTAAATTTACGGTACTCTAATAATTGAGCTACTAATTGGTCTCTTGGATCAATTCCATCCTCGTACTCACCCATCTCAGATAAATCAACTTCCACTTTAGGGAGCAAGGTCTTACTCTTAATCGACATTAAGGTAGCTGCCATGACAATATATTCACCGGCAAGCTCTAAATCTAATTCCTGCATCGACCTGATATAAATCATGTATTGCTCTGTTATTTCAGAGATAGGGATATCATAGATATCAATCTCCAATGTTTTAATTAAATGAAGTAATAAATCCAATGGACCTTCAAATATTTCTAATTTTACGTTTAATTCTTTCATTTCCCAATCCTTCTTACGTTCATCCTATGCTCTTGGAAAGTGCATTTTGTAAACGTCAGCCATTCTTTTTTTACTAATATGCGTATATATTTGCGTCGTTGAAATATCGGCATGACCCAATAACTCTTGGACAACTCTTAAATCTGCCCCATTCTCTAATAGATGAGTAGCAAAGCTGTGTCTCAATGTATGAGGGGTTACTTCTTTTTCAATGCCTGCTTGTGTCACATAAACCTTTAAATTCTTCCAAATACCTTGTCTTGAAAAACCTTCACCCTTATAATTCAAAAAGAGGACAGTTGGTTTTTCCTTTGTATTTTTAGCTAGTAATTCTGGTCTTGATTTTTCTAAATAAATTTCAATCCATTTAATCGCAACGTCCCCTAAAGGTATAATGCGTTCTTTATCACCTTTACCAATGGTTTGAAGTAACCCCAATGATAGATGCAAATCATCTAATTTAAGAGAAATTAATTCCGTTACCCTAAGCCCTGTGGCGTACATTACTTCTAAAATCGCACGGTCGCGAATACCAAGACAAGTTGTTGTGTCTGGTGCTTCGATTATTTTTTCTACTTCTTTAATCGAGAGCGTCTTAGGTAATTTTTGCGCTTTTTTAGGTGTATCAATATGCTGCATCGGGTCATTATCGGTAAATCGTTCTTGTCTTAAAAACTGATGGTATTTTCTCAAAGTAGAAACCATTCGTATAATCGTAGCTGATGATTTTCCTGTATTTTTAAGCTGTTCTAAAAAATCAAGGACAGTATATCTATCAATAGCATCTAGAGAATCGATTTGTCTCTCATTTATAAAAAAAGCGTATTGATTCAAATCTCTTTGATAGCTCTGGATGGTATTTTCAGATAGACCTCTTTCAATTTTTAAATAATGCAGATACTCTTGTATTTCGTCTTTCATCTGTACACCCCACTTACCGTTTCCTATTTTAGCAGTTTTTACTACTTAATACTATTATTATGTAAACTATTTTTATTTTTATTCAAATAGGAATAGACTTTTTTTTCTCTAGAATATACAATGGACATATTGCTAAAAAGAAGGGATGTGATAGTCGTTGTTACCTAGTCAATCTGACTATAAAAATCTTCACTTGTTTAATATAATAAATGTAAATAATGATAGTTATTACCAAAAATTAACCACTTATTATGAAGAAAAGAAAAGCTTTTTCAAAATCTCTATTATTTTAGATATACCCATTGTTTTTGTCCTAGCTTTGTTCAGCACTATTCACTTTAAATCTTCTTGGTGGCTATTTTTTATCTACTTTTTTATCATATTTGTTATAAGTTTTTTTATTATTTGCTTACCAGTTTACTCATCATTGGTCAAAACAACGAACGAAAAAGAAAAAATACTTTTTCAAGAAGTTGATGAACACTTAACTGAATTAGCCAATCAAAATTATTTTTCTAAAGAAGCCAAAGCAAAGAGATTATTAAATCAAGAATTTGAATTAATCAAAATTCAGCCTTTATCTTCTTCAAGAATCAATTTAATTTTAAATAATCAAAAACTGGCTTCACAAGCAGTTGATTTTTACGATAAGAAAAAAAATGAAATACACTCTTCAACGACAATTTTCTTTGAACAACAACCTTTAAAACCTGTAGCACTTGCTACGATTAATTTTTTAGGTCCAGATAAGAGCTTTTCAATTCAAGCTCAAATCCCTATTGAATACGAATTAGTTAACGGTCTTGTCAGTGAGCAAATTGTTTATTTTGACAAAACTGATTACATCGTTAATCCAAATATTTATATTGATCGACAACATTTTAATGATATATATAAAATGAATTAATCGAGGTGACTTATGGATAATTTGAAATGTTCCTGGGCAACGCGAAGTGAATTAGAACTAATTTATCATGATGAGCAGTGGGGATTTCCTCTTCTTGATGATGACTTACTTTTTGAAATGTTAATTCTTGAAACGATGCAAGCAGGACTTAGTTGGACAACCATTTTAAATAAACGAGCTGGTATGAAACTAGCTTTTGATAATTTTGATCCTAAAATCATTCAAAACTATGATGATCAAAAAATCGAAGCCTTACTTTCTAATGAAATGATTATTCGAAATAAATTAAAAGTTAAAGCGACTGTTTCCAATGCTACTGCTTTTTTAAAAATTGTTGAAGAATATGGTAGTTTTAATCAGTTCATTTGGGCATATGTTAACTTTACACCAATTCAAACGACTGCCAAAACAATGAGTGATGTCCCAAACTTTACACCACTTGCTGAAAAAATATCAAAAGACTTAAAAAAAAAAGGCTTTAAATTTATTGGACCAACTACAGTCTATGCGTTCATGCAAAGTATTGGCATGGTGAATGACCACGTTATCACCTGTCCTATTCATGAAAAAGCAAAAAAAGCAGCAACTCACTTAAACTGAGTTGTTGCTTTTTATTTTTTATCTAGACAGCGATGACAAACACCATGGAACGTTAATCGGTGATCTGTTACTTTGAATTTAAAGCGATCTTCGACAACTTGTTCTACTTCAATAAGCAAATCATCTTCTACTTCTTCGATATCTCCGCATTCCAAACATAATAAATGATGATGAAAATGCTTTGCACCTTCTTTTCTCATATCATATCGGGCAAGCCCATCTGTAAAGCTGATCTTATCTAATATTTTTAATTCTGTCAGCATTTCTAATGTTCTATAGACTGTGGCAAGACCAATATCTGGTGCTTTTAACTTAGCTAACATATAAATTTCTTCTGCTGATAGATGGTCTTTCTCATTTTCTAATAAAACTAGCACAGTTGTTTCTCTTTGCGGTGTCAACTTGTAACTCGCTTCGTGTAGTTTTTTCTTAATTCTAATTAATGACTCCATAGTATTTTCCATGGGCACCTGGCACTTCCTTTTTATAATCATTATAATTTATTCTTAATTTTATAAAACCACTTTGTATAAATTATAATTTATATAAAACATAAAAGCAATGATTCTCAATTAGATTTTTATTTTTTAACTAAAATTGTCCATCCGTCTTCTTGAGTAATCATTCTAGCTTTCATTAACGATCCTAATGCTCGCTTAAATTGACCCTTACTAATCGCAAAAGTTGTTTGAATTTCTTCAGGCGTTGATTTATCTGAGAAATTAATTTTGCCTTCTTCTGATCTTTCTAAGAAAGTTAAAATCATTTGA
Coding sequences within it:
- the cmk gene encoding (d)CMP kinase yields the protein MTKSIQVAIDGPASAGKSTVAKILAKKRGYIYCDTGAMYRALTLSALENKADLDSETELESLLETITISFKQKEDGQHVYLNEQDVTDEIRVSDVTNAVSKVSAYKTIREEMVNRQQKITSSNSIVMDGRDIGTVVLPNADLKIFLVASVEERAERRYKENLSKGIQTDFETLKKEIADRDHYDSNRKNSPLVQAEDAILVDTSGLTIPEVVQKIEKELKTFL
- a CDS encoding LysM peptidoglycan-binding domain-containing protein, whose product is MSRKDNDKDQLNEKEPWDQPIYEGQEEHQEGQEVEDDGSSRTDRRVQEEGKNWYVIILVVLLFLIVLVPVSAILYFNMNTKMNEGKTANSSVVIEDSSKVAKKTSETKEKTSSSSTSSSSSSTSSSTSSSSSSSKAFADVEVSPGEAQNNQNNAANAQQGANTQQAAGGSSVSFGEGENISIWRIANNNGVTQEQIMQLNPGLDPQNIQPGQQIRIK
- a CDS encoding RecQ family ATP-dependent DNA helicase; this encodes MTVIKEILQLKFGFEEFKIGQEETIEALLRKENTFTILPTGTGKSLCYQLPSYLFEGHTIIVSPLISLMEDQVAQLREMGEKSVIALNSTLDYSSKQYVLSHLHEFKFIFISPETLNQKEVLNQFLNLKISLFVIDEAHCISEWGHDFRPSYLELKTILKKLNHPLTLALTATATTSVAKDIENEIFSSGKITRFSYSVNRENIFYKVQSCEDKVEYLQEFLSDKNIPGIVYFSSKKEAERVSSILNSSLPYPVAFYHGDVSATDRMKIQQQFIKDDIRVLCATSAFGMGVNKKNVRFVIHYHLPDSLENYVQESGRAGRDGKQSISILLYQPGDERIHYYLQEESFNQKRDLLFLKDKTKEELQKYETILTDIQKKWLTQLENNDWDWELFERNLNLKQFEKKSKTIRMSEYINSSICRRQFILNYFSDTYQKIEQPICCDVCQEELPELHSNVEEFDEEKKELNSKEILKKLFLI
- a CDS encoding helix-turn-helix domain-containing protein gives rise to the protein MTYYHHFILHCFESKQPMRVSTLYHLLKGKRTTSILSYAYFYDLLEYFNLFSKQQESSYLKTIQELIQNGYLEVLEEGVVQITDEGLLLLINQKAKPNLSSLNQLKYYKWDLKYWQRLLFVTQVISEKSFKEKNYVPIENNVFRQQQLKRWLKKQDEKIIENIYDEWRFIADQLPKDDQIYIFKQLVGHEHVGQTFQQITENQETDLIFSYLEFKNILHEMIELIEEFQDKLPIFFGMMGEEKQLLKEESYLVTKKIYEKTQSVREVAQVRNLKESTITDHLLESFLISTSKEEIILNESLNRQILDKFRVEQPDFRRWRFSDVRKEMPNLSFYEFKMYQFFLVEQEKVL
- a CDS encoding ferredoxin, with the translated sequence MLCKIIPKKCIACGLCQIKAPNIFDYHDNGIVKLSDSDETEFQIGTDVPEDLLNAYKACPTRAIVIEK
- a CDS encoding acyltransferase family protein, producing MNKRKYITGIDGLRSIAVIGVILYHLIPGKMPGGYLGVALFFVISGYLMTDILLNQWENRGKIGLKSFYFKRARRIYPSLIMMFVIAGSSFVFLSKDLLQNLKQIFSTSLLNINNIWQIFNGSSYFDRFGNESAFTHLWSLSIEGQFYLLWPIILALLIFKRKDYVLLKNFILAGIVISGVLMAVIYQPESINRVYYGTDTRIFSILMGAYLALFLREKEELIAKMDDKSKLGIFIISLVSVIIGLILIKDNWSFTYRGGMFLFSLCSTILLGIVIVSAQANKALTNPLFKWIGTRSYEIYLWQFPVMIVYEKTIKWNGDHSFLHLIIQLVLILLLSEVTYRVVQLLVYEVNWKNSDLDGKNRLEQLTQTLNGKLAVGVIMVFTLVFVYGMAIAPSGRTEESIALQKKLEKNKELINKPKTSETKPSETKSSTKESSETKETTENSTQENGLVTLTATESEFLKEKKISAIGDSLLLSAAPEIQKVFPSNFIDAEVGRQFMNSEDAFKKANKDDKLGDIVLVVLGTNGSFSSSDVDNVMKEVGKRPVFFVNTMVQKPWQKTVNTELEKTAERFDNAHVIDWKKYSEGYSNWFDGDNVHLTPDGADIFANFVGKEIYDTLK
- a CDS encoding ECF transporter S component yields the protein MRKSKTEKMVVAALLASFSYLLLLVEIPVLPGFNWLKLDFSDVPILIGTFVLGPIGGIVIAFIRSTLNFVLRGGDILSLIGNITGFLASVIMLLPIYLMMKKETSNKNLVTGMTISTIALTIFMSIANYFVITPLYMYVAGMNFGMPIKEMVLYGIVPFNLFKGLAVSVVFFVTYKKLVPVIEKRMAFVKN
- a CDS encoding pseudouridine synthase: MERLQKVLAHCGVASRRKSEQMIQEGRVSVNGKRVTELGVKVGSNDQIEVDGVPVYQEQHVYYLFYKPRGVISAVKDDKDRTVVTDYFPSVSERIFPVGRLDYDTSGLLLLTNDGEFANILTHPSHEVPKTYVAKIKGCPTPEELRPLTKGLKIDGRKTAPARYKVISNDHVKKTSVIELVIHEGRNHQVKKMFEMIKFPVIKLKREKMGSLELTGLRPGQYRELSKKEVSQILVEAKG
- the scpB gene encoding SMC-Scp complex subunit ScpB — its product is MEVFSKIEALLFVAGNEGLTLNEIANILNKKTAPTYQLIVDLKENYNKDEQRAITILEVGEHFILSTKKEYAALLKLFAQSSINQNLSQAALECLSIVAYKQPITRAEIEELRGVQSSGSVQKLVARQLIEEKGRVEGPGRAILYGTTAYFFDYFGLKSIEELPTVDQLEVNAEKEIPNDLFFDRFKEQFEKIEEQGGN